Proteins encoded in a region of the Synechococcus sp. BIOS-U3-1 genome:
- a CDS encoding Nif11-like leader peptide family natural product precursor, which produces MNGAEQLTAFLTRVRSDAELQQKLAAFHVELWGDAHLPLDIDLDAVIALASEIGFHFDRADVVTSQCRHLERFASFEMDNAVVARRYLARIQLQVDRGGEPEAPMNYYRA; this is translated from the coding sequence ATGAACGGAGCAGAGCAGCTCACAGCCTTTCTGACCAGAGTGCGCTCGGATGCCGAGCTGCAACAGAAACTGGCGGCATTTCATGTGGAGCTTTGGGGAGACGCCCATCTTCCACTGGATATTGATCTTGATGCCGTGATCGCTTTGGCCTCAGAGATCGGCTTTCACTTTGATCGTGCTGATGTGGTGACCAGTCAGTGCAGGCACCTAGAGCGTTTTGCTTCCTTTGAGATGGATAACGCCGTCGTGGCCAGGCGCTACTTGGCCAGGATCCAGTTGCAGGTTGATCGGGGTGGAGAACCAGAAGCACCAATGAATTACTACCGGGCTTAG